From the bacterium genome, one window contains:
- a CDS encoding DUF2147 domain-containing protein encodes MTRRYDIDWLRIGATLLLFVFHVGMVFSPAPFYHIRNDALSFAWLVVCGFIGLWHMPLFFLLAGWSLCESMRARGVPGVVGERLRRLLVPLVFGCLVFMPVIKFLELSGGLDLSRNGLRVSPALQDGFRAVIPDGLPVAAPFHETFREFLPTFFTLDRFTWAHLWFVAYLLTFTVVYLPLFAWLLRRTTEPQRVPAILVYAPILPLALVQMLLRPYWPGVQNLYDDWANVAYYSTYLFAGFLLARHPMVEIVAQREWRRALLLGIATSGVLLGGLLRLYDAPSVMLAGSAVAGWCFVLAFLGLAKRFLDVGNAALHYLSEAAFPVYLLHQAAIVVPGYWLIQMPFGIATKSVLLLLVSVALTFAIYHCVVRTLPPLRFCLGMRPRVCPVPRLVTQAAVVALIVAAATAVYAETPEGRWYAEGGAAQIEIAPCGEALCGTVVWLRSPFDENGCPLTDAQNPDATLRGREIVGLRVLTDLRPDGSGSGGWTGGLIYDPTSGRTYRCNLALDGPDRARLRGYIGITLLGRTTTWLRVGSESRACGTRSS; translated from the coding sequence ATGACTCGACGCTACGACATTGACTGGCTGCGGATCGGTGCGACGCTGCTGCTCTTCGTCTTCCACGTGGGCATGGTCTTCAGTCCGGCGCCCTTCTACCACATCCGCAACGACGCCCTGTCGTTCGCGTGGCTCGTCGTCTGCGGCTTCATCGGGCTGTGGCACATGCCGCTCTTCTTCCTGCTCGCGGGGTGGTCGCTCTGCGAGTCGATGCGCGCGCGCGGCGTGCCGGGCGTCGTCGGCGAGCGCCTCCGGCGCCTCCTCGTCCCGCTCGTCTTCGGCTGCCTCGTGTTCATGCCGGTGATCAAGTTTCTCGAGCTCTCCGGCGGCCTCGATCTCAGCCGCAACGGCCTCCGCGTGAGTCCGGCGCTGCAAGACGGGTTTCGCGCCGTGATCCCGGACGGGCTGCCGGTCGCCGCGCCGTTCCACGAGACGTTCCGCGAGTTCCTGCCGACGTTCTTTACGCTCGACCGGTTCACCTGGGCGCATCTGTGGTTCGTCGCCTACCTGCTCACGTTCACCGTCGTTTACCTGCCGCTCTTCGCGTGGTTGCTCCGCCGCACGACGGAGCCGCAGCGCGTGCCGGCGATCCTCGTCTACGCGCCGATCCTTCCACTCGCGCTCGTGCAGATGCTGCTGCGTCCCTACTGGCCCGGCGTGCAGAACCTGTACGACGACTGGGCGAACGTCGCGTACTACAGCACGTACCTGTTCGCGGGCTTCCTGCTCGCGCGCCATCCCATGGTCGAGATCGTCGCGCAGCGCGAGTGGCGTCGGGCGCTCCTCCTTGGCATCGCAACGTCCGGTGTGCTGCTCGGGGGGCTGCTCCGGCTGTACGACGCGCCGTCCGTGATGCTGGCTGGCAGCGCGGTCGCTGGCTGGTGCTTCGTGCTCGCGTTCCTCGGGCTCGCGAAACGCTTCCTCGACGTCGGCAACGCGGCGCTCCACTACCTGAGCGAGGCCGCGTTTCCGGTCTATCTGCTGCACCAGGCGGCGATCGTCGTGCCCGGTTACTGGCTCATCCAGATGCCGTTCGGCATCGCGACGAAATCCGTGCTCCTGCTCCTCGTCTCCGTCGCCCTGACGTTCGCCATCTACCACTGCGTGGTCCGGACGCTACCGCCGCTGCGATTCTGCCTCGGCATGCGCCCCCGGGTCTGTCCCGTGCCCCGACTCGTCACGCAAGCGGCCGTCGTCGCGCTGATCGTGGCGGCGGCGACGGCCGTGTACGCAGAGACGCCGGAGGGACGGTGGTATGCCGAGGGCGGCGCGGCGCAGATCGAGATTGCGCCCTGTGGCGAGGCGCTGTGCGGTACCGTCGTCTGGCTCCGGTCGCCGTTCGACGAGAACGGCTGTCCGCTGACGGATGCCCAGAATCCCGATGCGACGCTCCGTGGCCGGGAGATCGTCGGCCTCCGCGTCCTCACCGACCTTCGACCGGACGGAAGCGGATCGGGCGGCTGGACCGGGGGCCTGATCTACGATCCGACCAGCGGACGAACCTATCGCTGCAACCTTGCCCTCGACGGCCCTGACCGCGCGCGCCTGCGAGGCTACATCGGGATCACGCTGCTCGGGCGGACCACCACCTGGCTGCGCGTCGGCTCCGAGAGCCGTGCGTGCGGCACACGGTCGTCCTGA
- a CDS encoding arylsulfatase, with the protein MAAILVAALTAVPAPAQVFQGKPGAPATREFPDSRVLPIPSAPFAGSIQPNLIDSTPGWPSTIAPPAGAPNVLLILTDDAGFGSNSVFGGVVPTPALDKLAQRGIRYTQMHNTALCSPTRAALLTGRNHHAVAFGNVAEGSSGYPGYDTVTGPESAHMAMTLKLNGYATSWFGKNHNVPIWEATPAGPFTNWPISQGYDYFYGFVGGDTSQWEPGNLFRNTTPIHPYNGKQGQWNLVTAMADDAIEYIRAQAATNPNRPWFMHYAPGATHAPHHPTQEWVDKITAMNLFDEGWNQLTEKIFENQKRLGVVPANAKLPPWPDQLLPRWETLDADQKRLYLRQINVWAAYMAYMDHEIGRVIDTIEQLGELDNTLIIWVAGDNGMSAEGSMNGTPNEVAYFNGVAFTVEQMLPLIPVWGTDKTYNHFAVPWAFALDTPYRMVKQVASHLGGTRTGMVISWPKRIKDAGGMRNQFHHVIDVAPTVLEAIGIPQPTFVNGIEQRPYDGVSMVYTWDKANANAPSTRKTQYFEIFGNRAIYHDGWMANTVPAVYPWEGVAGKPPVDVMNGYTWELYNLIEDPTQTNDLAAKEPERLRMMQELWTVEATRNNVFPLNNSQVPILTDERPGPAAGRTQFVYTAPMTSTQFGAAPSILNRSFKITAELEVPSGGANGVLVTQGGRFSGYGLYLKDGKPTFTYNALDVDRFKWQGSEALPPGKHSIVFDWKMDPQGMAVARGGTGTLSVDGRQVAQRSLPKTIPFIWAWDETFDIGMDTGTPVDDADYQVPFAVTGTFGKVTFDLGESSVSPESIKLMMEELAKKRDR; encoded by the coding sequence ATGGCGGCGATTCTCGTGGCTGCGCTGACCGCCGTGCCGGCGCCGGCTCAGGTGTTCCAGGGCAAGCCCGGCGCCCCGGCGACGCGCGAATTTCCCGACTCGCGCGTGCTGCCGATCCCGAGCGCGCCTTTCGCCGGCTCGATCCAGCCCAACCTGATCGACAGCACGCCGGGCTGGCCGTCGACCATCGCGCCGCCGGCGGGCGCGCCGAACGTGCTGCTGATCCTGACCGACGACGCCGGCTTCGGTTCGAACTCGGTCTTCGGCGGCGTGGTGCCCACGCCCGCGCTCGACAAGCTCGCCCAGCGCGGCATTCGATACACGCAGATGCACAACACCGCGCTGTGCTCGCCGACGCGGGCGGCGCTGCTCACCGGCCGCAATCACCATGCCGTGGCCTTCGGCAACGTGGCCGAAGGTTCCAGCGGCTACCCCGGCTACGACACCGTCACCGGCCCCGAGAGCGCGCACATGGCGATGACGCTCAAGCTCAACGGCTACGCCACGTCGTGGTTCGGCAAGAACCACAACGTGCCGATCTGGGAGGCGACCCCGGCCGGCCCATTCACCAACTGGCCGATCAGCCAAGGCTACGACTACTTCTACGGCTTCGTCGGCGGCGACACCAGCCAGTGGGAGCCCGGCAACCTGTTCCGCAATACCACGCCGATCCACCCCTACAACGGCAAGCAGGGCCAGTGGAACCTGGTCACCGCGATGGCCGACGACGCCATCGAGTACATCCGCGCGCAGGCGGCCACCAACCCGAACCGGCCCTGGTTCATGCACTACGCGCCCGGCGCCACGCACGCGCCGCATCACCCGACCCAGGAGTGGGTCGACAAGATCACCGCGATGAATCTCTTCGACGAGGGCTGGAACCAGCTCACCGAGAAGATCTTCGAGAACCAGAAGCGCCTCGGCGTCGTGCCGGCGAACGCCAAGCTACCGCCGTGGCCGGACCAGTTGTTGCCGCGGTGGGAGACCCTCGATGCCGACCAGAAGCGCCTGTACCTGCGCCAGATCAACGTCTGGGCCGCCTACATGGCCTACATGGACCACGAGATCGGCCGCGTCATCGACACGATCGAGCAGCTCGGCGAGCTCGACAACACGCTGATCATCTGGGTCGCCGGCGACAACGGCATGAGCGCCGAAGGATCGATGAACGGCACGCCGAACGAAGTCGCGTACTTCAACGGCGTGGCCTTCACCGTCGAGCAGATGCTGCCCCTGATCCCGGTGTGGGGCACCGACAAGACCTACAACCACTTCGCAGTGCCCTGGGCCTTCGCGCTGGACACGCCCTACCGCATGGTCAAGCAGGTGGCCTCGCACCTCGGCGGCACGCGCACCGGCATGGTGATCTCGTGGCCGAAGCGCATCAAGGACGCGGGCGGCATGCGCAACCAGTTCCACCACGTGATCGACGTCGCGCCGACGGTGCTCGAGGCGATCGGCATCCCGCAGCCGACCTTCGTCAACGGCATCGAGCAACGCCCGTACGATGGCGTCAGCATGGTCTACACGTGGGACAAGGCGAACGCGAACGCGCCCTCGACCCGCAAGACGCAGTACTTCGAGATCTTCGGCAACCGCGCGATCTACCACGACGGTTGGATGGCCAACACCGTCCCCGCTGTCTACCCGTGGGAAGGCGTGGCCGGCAAACCTCCGGTGGACGTGATGAACGGTTACACCTGGGAGCTGTACAACCTGATCGAGGATCCGACCCAGACCAACGACCTCGCCGCGAAGGAGCCGGAGCGGCTGCGCATGATGCAGGAGCTGTGGACCGTCGAGGCGACGCGCAACAACGTCTTCCCGCTGAACAACTCGCAGGTGCCGATCCTGACCGACGAGCGTCCCGGGCCGGCGGCCGGACGCACGCAGTTCGTCTACACCGCGCCGATGACCTCGACGCAGTTCGGCGCCGCGCCGTCGATCCTCAACCGCTCGTTCAAGATCACCGCCGAGCTCGAGGTCCCGTCGGGCGGCGCCAACGGCGTGCTGGTGACGCAGGGCGGACGCTTCTCCGGGTACGGCCTGTACCTGAAGGACGGGAAGCCCACCTTCACCTACAACGCGCTCGACGTCGACCGCTTCAAGTGGCAGGGGTCGGAAGCGCTGCCGCCCGGCAAGCACTCGATCGTCTTCGACTGGAAGATGGACCCGCAGGGCATGGCGGTGGCGCGCGGCGGCACGGGCACGCTGTCGGTCGACGGCAGGCAGGTCGCGCAGCGCTCGCTGCCGAAAACGATTCCGTTCATCTGGGCCTGGGACGAGACCTTCGACATCGGCATGGACACCGGCACGCCGGTGGACGACGCCGACTACCAGGTCCCCTTTGCCGTCACGGGAACGTTCGGCAAGGTCACGTTCGACCTCGGCGAGTCGAGCGTGTCGCCCGAGTCGATCAAGCTGATGATGGAGGAGTTGGCGAAGAAGCGCGATCGCTGA
- a CDS encoding beta-lactamase family protein — protein sequence MGDSRPMSDLTIHGECAARFRRVREVFEDGFRRGREIGAAVAVVHDGETVVDLWAGWADLAKTRPWQRDTIANVYSCTKAMAALCAHQLVERGRLDLDAPVADYWPEFAQRGKERIPVRWLLSHRAALPAVREMLPGEALYDWSMITAALAGEQPWWEPGTAHGYHAVTFGWLVGEVVRRIDGRSLGTYFRDEIARPLGLDFHIGLADAEHARVAELSDLAMAGADELDADAIGLAQVILSDPNSMTARAFMNPPSMAFGVNNPEWRRAEIPGANGHAGARDLARVYGALARGGDLDGAHVLDPAGIARLRGEQSRGPDLVLQVSTRFGLGVMLPQERDDARFGPSPNAFGHPGAGGALGFADPDGRIGFGYTPNRLGPHILLDPRATALIDAVYEGLR from the coding sequence ATGGGCGATAGTCGCCCGATGTCCGACCTGACGATCCACGGCGAGTGCGCGGCGCGTTTCCGGCGCGTGCGCGAGGTGTTCGAGGATGGCTTCCGGCGCGGGCGCGAGATCGGCGCCGCGGTCGCGGTGGTGCACGACGGCGAGACCGTCGTCGATCTGTGGGCCGGTTGGGCCGACCTGGCGAAGACGCGGCCCTGGCAGCGCGACACCATCGCCAACGTCTACTCGTGCACCAAGGCGATGGCGGCGCTCTGCGCGCACCAGTTGGTGGAGCGTGGCCGTCTCGATCTCGACGCGCCGGTCGCCGACTACTGGCCGGAGTTCGCGCAGCGGGGCAAGGAGCGGATCCCCGTCCGCTGGCTGCTGAGCCACCGCGCGGCGCTGCCGGCGGTGCGTGAGATGCTCCCCGGCGAGGCGCTCTACGACTGGAGCATGATCACCGCGGCGCTGGCCGGCGAGCAGCCGTGGTGGGAGCCGGGGACCGCCCACGGCTACCACGCCGTGACCTTCGGCTGGCTGGTCGGCGAGGTGGTGCGCCGCATCGACGGCCGCAGCCTCGGCACCTACTTCCGCGACGAGATCGCGCGCCCGCTCGGGCTCGACTTCCACATCGGTCTCGCCGACGCCGAGCACGCGCGGGTCGCCGAGCTGAGCGACCTGGCGATGGCCGGGGCCGACGAGCTCGACGCCGATGCCATCGGCCTGGCACAGGTGATCCTGTCCGACCCCAACAGCATGACGGCGCGCGCCTTCATGAACCCGCCGTCGATGGCGTTCGGCGTCAACAACCCGGAGTGGCGACGGGCCGAGATTCCGGGGGCCAACGGCCACGCCGGCGCCCGCGATCTGGCGCGCGTCTACGGCGCGTTGGCGCGCGGCGGCGACCTGGACGGCGCGCACGTGCTCGACCCGGCCGGCATCGCCCGGCTGCGCGGCGAGCAATCACGCGGCCCCGACCTGGTGCTGCAGGTCAGCACCCGCTTCGGCCTCGGGGTCATGCTGCCGCAGGAGCGCGACGACGCGCGCTTCGGACCGAGCCCCAATGCCTTCGGCCACCCCGGCGCCGGCGGCGCCCTCGGCTTCGCCGATCCGGACGGCCGCATCGGCTTCGGCTACACGCCGAATCGCCTCGGGCCGCACATCCTGCTCGACCCGCGCGCCACGGCGCTGATCGACGCGGTGTACGAGGGGCTGCGATAG
- a CDS encoding thioredoxin reductase, with protein MKESSVLLVGFGFSAIPLLRELDRSGVDYTIISEKDGSIWASLTRSGGLDFDLVSSYYTSFYTFDLVEDFSEDRYPTAQEFYDMHLRYQRQYQDRIVVDRVSLIENTRDHSIVHTTSGERFKAKHVVISTAFRRRIVESLTTFDCSIRDQTVVFDTIGDSANLLISKLVTGDNRIIVLQNGFLALDKLFYMGDTTYSLDQLEAHQMARSFPRLYGAVINFNFVPMYKVVPNFKPLAAFMALVRRIQHVLGRLFTPENFHVPFGNTRRVIEADRPPQAHVPNGIIAIKYWPIDTYARLFSDDLPGRIAQGFLLNDLPFFVSEGLVALWSKADTRVDEASKTIECDGQLVHYDHLIKGDAEVPRLPRITCEKDGQTVDYEYVYRENYLGVVPRALHNVYLLGYTRPLTGGLSNITEMQSLLIHRLITDEPFRAGMADRLDEKIARYDRRYYVTAAPGPRDHLTYYGFYTDEVARELGIELSLRSCRSARDVAKYLSYPNNADKFRQSGRYAIDKCADFVDHVFTQHNGFTLVWQLALTYLGYQLLTVAVFASLFLHGWINSYVLAAAVGGQMLFGYWAMIPVANSCPFFRVKLAAFLLAVPMLFHPLSALLILPLDFALTYVLRQRPGARYPFNDLKNKRQYREFWKDYKAAYNRVRRPADLRSAVGSSP; from the coding sequence ATGAAGGAGTCGAGTGTTCTGCTCGTGGGGTTCGGCTTCTCCGCCATCCCGCTCCTGCGCGAGCTCGACCGCTCCGGCGTGGACTACACGATCATCTCGGAGAAGGACGGCTCGATCTGGGCGTCCCTCACGCGCTCGGGCGGCCTCGATTTCGATCTCGTCAGCTCGTACTACACCAGCTTCTACACGTTCGACCTGGTCGAGGACTTCAGCGAAGACCGCTACCCGACGGCGCAGGAGTTCTACGACATGCACCTGCGGTACCAGCGCCAGTACCAGGATCGCATCGTCGTCGACCGCGTCAGCCTGATCGAGAACACGCGCGACCACAGCATCGTCCACACCACGAGCGGCGAACGATTCAAAGCCAAGCACGTCGTGATCTCGACGGCGTTTCGCCGCCGGATCGTCGAGTCGCTCACCACGTTCGATTGCAGCATCCGCGACCAGACCGTCGTGTTCGACACGATCGGCGACTCCGCGAACCTCCTGATCTCGAAGTTGGTGACGGGAGACAACCGGATCATCGTCCTGCAGAACGGCTTCCTGGCCTTGGACAAGCTCTTCTACATGGGCGACACGACCTACAGCCTCGATCAGCTCGAGGCGCATCAGATGGCACGCAGCTTCCCGCGTCTCTACGGCGCGGTGATCAATTTCAATTTCGTGCCGATGTACAAGGTCGTTCCCAACTTCAAGCCGCTCGCCGCCTTCATGGCCCTCGTGCGGAGGATCCAGCACGTCCTGGGGCGCCTCTTCACCCCGGAGAATTTCCACGTGCCGTTCGGGAACACGCGGCGCGTGATCGAGGCCGATCGACCTCCCCAGGCGCACGTCCCCAACGGCATCATCGCGATCAAGTACTGGCCGATCGACACGTACGCGCGCCTGTTCTCCGACGATCTGCCCGGGCGCATCGCGCAGGGCTTCCTGCTGAACGATCTCCCGTTCTTCGTCTCCGAGGGCCTGGTCGCGCTCTGGAGCAAGGCCGACACCAGGGTCGACGAGGCGAGCAAGACCATCGAATGCGACGGGCAGCTCGTGCACTACGACCACCTGATCAAGGGGGATGCCGAGGTCCCGAGACTGCCCCGCATCACCTGCGAGAAGGACGGACAGACCGTCGACTACGAGTACGTCTACCGGGAGAACTACCTCGGCGTGGTCCCGAGGGCTCTCCACAACGTCTACCTGCTCGGCTACACGCGGCCGCTCACCGGCGGCCTCTCCAACATCACCGAGATGCAGTCACTGCTCATCCACCGGCTGATCACCGACGAGCCGTTCCGCGCCGGCATGGCCGATCGCCTCGATGAGAAGATCGCGCGCTACGATCGCCGGTACTACGTCACCGCCGCGCCGGGCCCGCGCGACCACCTGACCTACTACGGCTTCTACACGGACGAGGTCGCCAGGGAGCTCGGCATCGAGCTGAGTCTCCGGTCGTGCCGCAGCGCCAGGGACGTGGCCAAGTATCTCAGCTACCCGAACAACGCCGACAAGTTCCGCCAGAGCGGCCGCTACGCGATCGACAAGTGCGCCGACTTCGTCGACCACGTCTTCACCCAGCACAACGGATTCACGCTCGTGTGGCAGCTCGCGCTCACGTATCTGGGATACCAGCTCCTGACCGTCGCCGTCTTCGCCTCGTTGTTCCTGCACGGATGGATCAACAGCTACGTGCTCGCGGCCGCCGTGGGCGGTCAGATGCTCTTCGGCTACTGGGCGATGATTCCCGTCGCGAATAGCTGCCCCTTCTTCCGCGTCAAGCTCGCCGCGTTCCTGTTGGCGGTGCCGATGCTGTTTCACCCGCTATCCGCGCTGCTGATCTTGCCGCTCGACTTCGCGCTGACGTACGTCCTGCGCCAGCGTCCGGGGGCGCGCTACCCGTTCAACGACCTGAAGAACAAGCGGCAGTACCGGGAATTCT
- a CDS encoding Txe/YoeB family addiction module toxin — translation MTERWTAGAAQDYRWFARRAPEAAARIDRLLADIRRHPFTGIGKPEPLRGTLAGWWSRRITGEHRLVYRVVGKGAARELQIAQCRYHY, via the coding sequence ATGACCGAGCGCTGGACTGCGGGAGCAGCCCAGGACTACCGCTGGTTTGCCCGACGAGCACCCGAAGCGGCCGCCCGGATTGATCGTCTCCTGGCGGACATTCGCCGCCACCCGTTCACGGGAATCGGTAAGCCCGAGCCGTTGAGAGGCACGCTCGCCGGTTGGTGGTCGCGACGCATCACCGGCGAGCACCGCCTCGTCTACCGCGTGGTCGGCAAGGGGGCGGCACGCGAGCTGCAGATCGCGCAATGCCGGTACCACTACTGA
- a CDS encoding TetR/AcrR family transcriptional regulator gives MPRETPPDRIPDLIRVATDVFIAQGYRRTQMADVADALGIAKGTLYLYVESKEALFDLACRYADALPAPAELPALPIPTPKPDATLRFVREELARGRQLPALDAALARKRVTDVSAEARAIVSELYDLLARNRRRIELVDSSARDYPELAAYWFEGARGGLVAQLSDWLESRIRRGALAAVPDVGAAARLILETTVFWAVHRHFDSRPETVDEDLARQTVVHFVVRALTKE, from the coding sequence ATGCCGCGAGAGACGCCGCCGGACCGCATTCCCGACCTCATCCGCGTCGCGACGGACGTCTTCATCGCGCAGGGGTATCGACGCACGCAGATGGCGGACGTCGCCGACGCCCTCGGCATCGCGAAAGGCACCCTCTACCTCTACGTCGAGAGCAAGGAAGCCCTGTTCGATCTCGCCTGCCGCTACGCCGACGCCCTCCCGGCGCCCGCCGAGCTGCCGGCGCTCCCGATTCCGACGCCGAAGCCGGATGCGACGCTCCGTTTCGTTCGTGAAGAGCTTGCGCGCGGCCGGCAACTGCCGGCGCTCGACGCCGCACTGGCGCGGAAGCGCGTCACCGATGTGTCGGCGGAAGCGCGGGCGATCGTCTCCGAGCTCTACGATCTGCTGGCACGCAACCGTCGTCGCATCGAGCTCGTCGATTCGTCCGCCCGCGACTATCCCGAGCTGGCCGCGTACTGGTTCGAAGGCGCGCGCGGCGGCCTCGTCGCGCAGCTATCCGACTGGCTCGAGTCGCGCATCCGCCGCGGCGCCCTGGCCGCCGTGCCCGACGTCGGCGCGGCGGCGCGACTGATTCTGGAAACGACGGTCTTCTGGGCCGTCCATCGCCACTTCGACTCGCGACCGGAGACGGTCGACGAGGACCTCGCGCGCCAGACGGTCGTTCACTTCGTCGTCCGCGCGCTGACGAAGGAGTGA
- a CDS encoding type II toxin-antitoxin system prevent-host-death family antitoxin: MAIVGYSEARQRLAKLMDAVVDDRRPVVVTRQKAAAVVMLSLQEYEAMAETLHLLRSPRNAQRLHKAVRDADARRFAPNPRE, from the coding sequence ATGGCGATCGTAGGATACAGCGAGGCGCGGCAGCGTTTGGCGAAGCTGATGGACGCGGTAGTGGATGACCGCCGCCCGGTGGTGGTCACGCGCCAGAAGGCTGCGGCCGTGGTCATGCTGTCGCTCCAGGAGTACGAAGCGATGGCTGAAACCCTCCATCTCCTGCGGAGCCCGCGCAATGCGCAGCGGTTGCACAAGGCCGTCCGCGATGCGGATGCCCGACGATTCGCCCCCAACCCCCGTGAATGA
- a CDS encoding class I SAM-dependent methyltransferase yields MRRPEFIARQSRRPSGLLGWLIGRIMEGETAPENDIAVERLALQAEDAVLEVGFGPGRTLQRMAELVIRGRVAGVDLSDDMVAAATRRCQRYIARGRMELRHGSVERLPFPDGFFDKALSVHTLYFWEQPEQACAELRRVLKRDGVLVLCFREKGDHHADDFPPAVYRFHAAADVGELLWGCGFGDVAIERPVAAARGLAIVTARTA; encoded by the coding sequence ATGCGACGCCCCGAATTCATCGCGCGTCAGTCGCGACGTCCGAGTGGGCTGCTCGGTTGGCTGATCGGGCGCATCATGGAGGGCGAGACGGCGCCCGAAAACGACATCGCCGTCGAGCGGCTCGCGCTGCAGGCCGAGGACGCTGTGCTGGAGGTGGGCTTCGGCCCGGGGCGCACGCTGCAGCGCATGGCCGAGCTGGTCATCCGCGGCCGCGTCGCGGGTGTCGACCTCTCCGACGACATGGTCGCGGCCGCCACCCGCCGCTGCCAGCGATACATCGCGCGGGGTCGCATGGAGCTCCGGCACGGTTCGGTGGAGCGCTTGCCGTTCCCGGATGGGTTCTTCGACAAGGCACTCTCGGTGCACACGCTGTACTTTTGGGAGCAGCCGGAGCAGGCATGCGCGGAGCTCCGGCGTGTGCTGAAGCGGGATGGCGTGCTCGTCCTCTGCTTCCGCGAAAAAGGTGACCATCACGCCGACGACTTCCCGCCGGCGGTCTACCGGTTCCACGCCGCCGCCGACGTCGGCGAGCTGCTGTGGGGTTGCGGCTTCGGTGATGTGGCCATCGAACGCCCGGTGGCTGCCGCGCGCGGGCTCGCGATCGTCACGGCGCGGACGGCCTAG
- a CDS encoding sigma-54-dependent Fis family transcriptional regulator, with the protein MVDDRLPTPPPAWPALVVDDDVGVRQSLRLCLEPTGARVLGVGSAAAALEALERAHFDVVFLDLWLGADSGLDLLPEILRRQAEAGVIVITAFASFESAVEAMKRGAADYLPKPFTPDQVRLAAGRVREAHRLRRRVAELEQQIDDSDVACLFESANPAFRAFLQTASRAAASDSVVLLGGESGTGKNVLARWLRDHSPRRAAPFVSVNCPTLSSDLMSSTLFGHRRGAFTGATSDVPGKVEEAEGGTLFLDEVGELSADAQARLLRFLNDRSYERLGEARERRADVRIIAATNRSLAEEVRAGRFREDLFYRLNVVAFTLPPIRERPEDIVPLARHYLRFYARRQRRPALAFSSAAEAAIRAHPWPGNLRELRNAVERAAILAAGNALEPPDLGLPPPRDAAAAGPLGSGVHVGAMVTLAALEREHIARVVAQSATLEAAARTLGIDATTLQRKRRRYGLV; encoded by the coding sequence ATGGTCGATGATCGCCTCCCCACGCCGCCGCCGGCCTGGCCGGCGCTCGTCGTCGACGACGACGTCGGCGTGCGGCAGTCGCTGCGCCTCTGCCTCGAGCCCACGGGCGCGCGCGTGCTCGGCGTCGGCTCCGCCGCGGCGGCACTGGAGGCGCTGGAGCGCGCGCACTTCGACGTCGTCTTCCTCGACCTCTGGCTCGGCGCGGACTCCGGGCTCGATCTCCTGCCGGAGATCCTGCGCCGCCAGGCGGAGGCCGGCGTCATCGTCATCACCGCCTTCGCCAGCTTCGAGAGCGCGGTCGAGGCGATGAAGCGCGGCGCCGCGGACTATCTGCCGAAGCCGTTCACCCCCGATCAGGTCCGCCTCGCCGCCGGCCGGGTGCGCGAGGCGCACCGCCTGCGCCGCCGGGTCGCCGAGCTCGAACAGCAGATCGACGACAGCGACGTGGCGTGTCTCTTCGAATCCGCCAACCCCGCTTTCCGCGCCTTCCTGCAGACGGCGAGCCGCGCCGCCGCGTCCGATTCGGTGGTCCTGCTGGGCGGAGAGAGCGGCACCGGCAAGAACGTGCTGGCCCGCTGGCTGCGCGACCACAGCCCGCGTCGCGCCGCGCCGTTCGTCAGCGTCAACTGCCCGACCCTCTCGAGCGATCTCATGAGCAGCACGCTCTTCGGGCACCGCCGGGGCGCGTTCACCGGCGCCACCAGCGACGTCCCCGGCAAGGTGGAGGAGGCGGAGGGGGGAACGCTCTTCCTCGACGAGGTCGGCGAGCTCTCCGCCGACGCCCAGGCGCGCCTCCTGCGCTTCCTGAACGACCGCTCGTACGAACGCCTCGGCGAAGCGCGCGAGCGGCGGGCCGATGTGCGCATCATCGCGGCGACCAACCGATCGCTCGCCGAGGAGGTCCGCGCCGGCCGCTTCCGCGAGGACCTGTTCTACCGGCTGAACGTCGTCGCCTTCACCCTGCCGCCGATCCGCGAGCGCCCCGAGGACATCGTGCCGCTGGCGCGCCATTACCTGCGCTTCTACGCGCGCCGGCAGCGGCGGCCGGCGCTGGCGTTCTCGAGCGCCGCGGAGGCGGCCATCCGCGCCCATCCGTGGCCCGGCAACCTGCGCGAGCTGCGCAATGCGGTGGAGCGGGCGGCGATCCTCGCCGCCGGCAACGCGCTCGAACCGCCGGATCTCGGCCTGCCGCCGCCGCGCGACGCCGCGGCGGCGGGCCCGCTGGGGTCGGGCGTGCACGTGGGTGCGATGGTCACGCTCGCGGCCCTCGAACGCGAGCACATCGCCCGGGTGGTCGCCCAGTCGGCCACCCTCGAAGCCGCCGCGCGCACGCTCGGCATCGACGCCACCACGTTGCAGCGCAAGCGGCGGCGCTACGGCCTGGTGTGA